Proteins encoded together in one Oncorhynchus mykiss isolate Arlee chromosome 7, USDA_OmykA_1.1, whole genome shotgun sequence window:
- the obi1 gene encoding ORC ubiquitin ligase 1, translating to MANNFQNVTISLTLPISCQICLGKVRHPVICANNHVFCSGCMDIWLKKASQCPSCRVPITSENPCREIIGGTNESESNESYSVKKHLRKTRAELLLREYEDEVEGLLKENEELRNKNQILESQLKTVLDPCTVTASRREDRGLDPGVVEEWSNKLRAATDGYRRIKLDVEKLKGANKMLRCQTIDLVQENVRLKAEVASRSPQKFGRYTVAALEAKIHQYERDLDHLKKALERSDQYIEELETRGGGVAERLPREAPQGHTDARPESSTSGEGEAGTRVHYQRISATTRSLSDMEKASVCTGLEGESKTLSAHHNYLLTTSNAVELDAIGSDTFRDHRRGFGVTLLGHKDSIDTDRIDAIVPSDLFLLSTPSSAFRSLSLKSPSVGEDKKLGYKAVTHLRRLSFEDSVTPSSSSSVSTVATKRSNHTAQLSNGVSSCNAAEPGLSTAAEPLFWAAAWQSRKASDITSVTSVTSPNHNGEEEHRRQLNTSSGSGHGERNQTAGVTTSRALTEDEAFTDEAFMDVAYLDKISELDSMMLEGPESCGSAGSHLSLASSLTSADTPDLTLDLRLDVTLVPEVEGCSELFLDPDSEQDRGGGGQTEAEGFGIKGTSSTPVTVSATRAASLAPTSTTTATGSGSSSGRDDGSGDHSLLDSTGPAREQGHLSDPSQTDELSFDLLFDPLTETRTGPGGPSAWQASANHRHDISSDCCSADRPGGDAVREKSAGTPSQATKRKSRSPFDVGSPSKHHKFM from the exons ATGGCAAACAACTTTCAAAACGTGACTATTTCTCTAACTTTACCCATATCATGCCAGATCTGCCTTGGGAAG GTCCGCCACCCCGTTATCTGTGCCAATAACCACGTGTTCTGTTCTGGCTGCATGGACATCTGGCTGAAGAAGGCTAGTCAATGTCCTTCATGCCGAGTTCCCATCACCTCAGAGAACCCGTGCAGAGAAATTATAG GGGGGACAAATGAGAGCGAGTCCAACGAGAGCTATTCTGTGAAGAAACACCTCCGAAAGACCAGGGCGGAGCTTTTGTTGAGGGAATATGAA GATGAAGTGGAAGGTCTCCTCAAAGAGAATGAAGAGCTGAGGAACAAGAACCAGATCCTGGAGTCCCAGCTGAAGACGGTACTAGATCCCTGTACTGTAACAGCCAGCCGGAGAGAAGACCGGGGTCTAGACCCCGGCGTTGTGGAAGAGTGGAGCAACAAGCTGAGAGCGGCTACAGATGGCTACAGGCGGATCAAACTGGATGTGGAGAAACTGAAAGGG GCTAACAAGATGTTGCGGTGTCAGACTATTGACCTGGTCCAGGAGAACGTGAGGCTGAAAGCGGAGGTTGCCAGTAGATCTCCTCAGAA GTTTGGCCGGTACACGGTAGCAGCGTTGGAAGCTAAGATCCATCAGTACGAAAGAGATTTGGACCACCTGAAGAAAGCTCTGGAACGTAGCGACCAGTACATAGAAGAACTGGAGACTCGGGGTGGAGGGGTTGCGGAGAGGCTCCCGAGAGAGGCACCCCAGGGCCACACCGATGCCCGTCCAGAGAGCAGCACCTCTGGGGAAGGTGAAGCCGGGACCAGGGTCCACTATCAGAGGATCAGTGCCACGACGAGGAGTCTGAGTGACATGGAGAAGGCCTCCGTCTGCACCGGTCTGGAGGGAGAATCCAAGACGTTGTCCGCTCACCACAACTACCTCCTGACGACCTCTAACGCCGTGGAGCTCGACGCCATCGGCTCCGACACGTTCCGGGACCACCGGAGAGGTTTCGGCGTGACCCTCCTCGGACACAAAGACTCTATAGATACCGATAGGATTGACGCCATCGTTCCCTCTGACCTCTTCCTgctctccactccctcctccgCCTTCCGCTCTCTCAGTCTGAAGAGTCCCAGTGTTGGTGAAGACAAGAAGCTTGGTTATAAGGCTGTGACCCATCTGAGGAGACTCAGTTTTGAGGACAGTGTAACAcccagcagtagcagcagcgtctCCACCGTAGCAACTAAACGGTCCAATCACACTGCTCAGTTGTCCAACGGGGTGTCTTCCTGTAACGCAGCCGAGCCGGGACTCTCCACCGCCGCCGAGCCGTTGTTCTGGGCTGCAGCCTGGCAGAGCCGCAAGGCTTCTGATATAACCTCCGTGACCTCTGTGACGTCGCCCAATCACAACGGAGAGGAGGAGCATCGGAGGCAGCTCAACACGTCTTCGGGGTCGGGGCACGGCGAGAGAAACCAAACCGCGGGAGTCACCACGTCCCGCGCTCTGACAGAGGACGAAGCCTTCACGGACGAAGCCTTCATGGACGTAGCCTATCTGGATAAGATCTCTGAGCTGGACTCTATGATGCTGGAGGGGCCAGAGAGCTGCGGCTCGGCAGGGTCGCACCTGTCCCTGGCTTCCTCTCTGACTTCTGCCGACACACCGGACTTGACCCTTGACCTCAGACTGGATGTGACCCTGGTACCTGAGGTGGAGGGCTGCTCTGAACTCTTCCTGGACCCTGACTCTGAGCAGGACCGAGGTGGAGGTGGACAGACCGAGGCAGAGGGTTTCGGGATAAAGGGAACCTCTTCCACTCCGGTCACAGTGTCAGCGACTCGGGCAGCTTCTCTAGCGCCCACATCTACGACGACGGCAACCGGGTCTGGATCCTCCTCTGGGAGAGACGATGGCAGCGGGGACCACAGTCTTCTAGACTCTACGGGGCCTGCTAGAGAACAGGGACACCTCTCGGACCCGTCTCAGACCGATGAACTGTCCTTCGACCTGCTGTTTGATCCCTTAACAGAGACCCGGACGGGACCAGGAGGGCCGTCGGCCTGGCAGGCCTCAGCCAACCACCGCCATGACATCTCGTCTGACTGCTGCTCGGCAGATAGACCTGGTGGAGACGCTGTGAGAGAGAAGAGCGCGGGGACTCCTAGTCAGGCCACCAAACGGAAGTCTCGCAGTCCTTTCGACGTCGGCAGTCCCTCCAAACATCATAAGTTTATGTGA